In Canis lupus familiaris isolate Mischka breed German Shepherd chromosome 24, alternate assembly UU_Cfam_GSD_1.0, whole genome shotgun sequence, a single genomic region encodes these proteins:
- the FAM210B gene encoding protein FAM210B, mitochondrial isoform X1, with amino-acid sequence MAGLLALLGPAGRVGARVRPRAAWVLGAAAPCAPPPLFLPPLRRGPDALLLRAVRGDSGGRQDPSKITATTGRAVSSGQEEKQSKSQQLRKVFQEYGAVAVSLHIGISLVSLGIFYTVVSSGVDMSAVLLKLGFKESLVQSKMAAGTSTFVVAYAIHKLFAPVRISITLVSVPFIVRYFRKVGFFKPPAAKP; translated from the exons ATGGCCGGGCTGCTGGCGCTGCTGGGCCCCGCGGGCAGGGTGGGCGCCCGGGTCCGGCCTCGCGCCGCCTGGGTCCTGGGCGCCGCCGCCCCGTGCGCGCCGCCCCCCCTGTTCCTGCCGCCGCTCCGGCGCGGGCCCGACGCTCTGCTGCTGCGCGCGGTCCGCGGGGACAGCGGCGGCCGCCAG GACCCCAGCAAAATCACTGCGACAACAGGCAGGGCTGTCAGCAGCGGAcaggaggaaaagcaaagcaagtCACAGCAGCTGAGAAAGGTCTTCCAAGAGTACGGCGCCGTTGCTGTGTCGCTGCACATTGGAATCTCGTTAGTCTCCTTGGGCATCTTTTACACGGTGGTTTCAAG TGGTGTGGACATGTCTGCAGTCCTGCTTAAACTCGGATTTAAAGAGTCACTGGTGCAGTCAAAAATGGCAGCAGGCACGAGTACCTTCGTGGTGGCCTATGCCATCCACAAGCTGTTTGCCCCGGTGAGAATCAGCATCACCTTAGTTTCTGTGCCCTTCATTGTCAGATATTTTCGCAAAGTGGGATTTTTTAAACCTCCAGCTGCAAAGCCTTGA
- the LOC119877504 gene encoding vegetative cell wall protein gp1-like, with the protein MARREALPRAQRAGRAASTGGRGPPEPEIRAGPAPGPAPPQPHAGREPEPRAEWAEPEPLDPSPAPPPEPEPSHPEPAVGGAGAARYLPRPRTRAEAIDSGRSREPAIPPRPAPASPRPRTVGRSRSPGDPSPAPPTEPEPSQMGGAEQRDHARPAPKEPEPSQVGGDRSSADPAKAKPPGARSFAVLGCVDSAVFWWLQESQRAAQVQE; encoded by the exons ATGGCGCGCCGAGAAGCGCTCCCGCGGGCGCAGCGGGCCGGACGCGCAGCGAGcaccggggggcggggcccgcctGAGCCCGAGATCCgagcgggccccgcccccggccccgcccctccgcagCCGCACGCGGGGCGG gAGCCCGAGCCTCGCGCGGAGTGGGCGGAGCCGGAGCCGCTCGATCcttccccggccccgcccccggagcccgaGCCCTCGCA ccccgAGCCCGCAGTGGGCGGAGCGGGAGCCGCGCGATACCTCCCCCGGCCCCGCACCCGAGCCGAAGCCATCGACAGTGGGCGGAGCCGGGAGCCGGCGatcccgccccggcccgcccccgcgAGCCCGAGACCTCGCACAGTTGGGCGGAGCCGGAGCCCGGGAGATCcttccccggccccgcccacggAGCCCGAGCCCTCGCAGATGGGCGGAGCCGAGCAGCGCGATCACGCACGGCCCGCCCCCAAGGAGCCCGAGCCCTCGCAGGTGGGCGGAGACCGGAGCAGCGCAGATCCCGCCAAGGCAAAGCCCCCCGGAGCCCGATCCTTCGCCGT TTTAGGCTGCGTGGACTCGGCCGTATTCTGGTGGCTACAGGAGAGTcagcgggcagcccaggtgcaaGAGTGA